From the genome of Psychrilyobacter atlanticus DSM 19335, one region includes:
- a CDS encoding helix-turn-helix domain-containing protein produces the protein MTYVKSKIMQTGEIIFTVVYLSSLLGVDETTVRRYIYNHQLKSRKICGVYLIERSDILKFLELYNYYS, from the coding sequence ATGACTTATGTTAAATCTAAAATTATGCAGACAGGGGAAATAATCTTTACTGTGGTATACCTCTCCAGCCTTTTGGGAGTAGATGAAACTACTGTGAGAAGGTATATCTATAACCATCAGTTAAAGAGCAGGAAGATCTGCGGGGTTTATCTGATAGAAAGGTCGGATATTCTCAAATTCTTAGAACTATATAACTATTATAGTTAA